The nucleotide sequence TGCGTGCTTCTTCTTGGTTGTCAGGCGGAAGGCTGCGGCGAGGCAGCCGTGGAGGAGGAGGGCGACTGCGCCCGCCGGCTGCTTCCGCCCCGGGGCTCGCTGCGGAGCTGCTGGGAGGTGAACTCCGGGTAGGCCTCGAGGCCGCACTCGCCGATGTCGAGGCCCTCGAATTCCTCTTCCTCGCTGACGCGGATGCCCATCACCGCCTTGATGATGCCCCACACCAGCAGGCTCGCCAGGAACACCCACAGGAAGATCACCACGATGCCGAGGATCTGCGCCCCGAAGGTGGCCCCGGGGTTGGTCAGCGGCACCGCCAGCAGGCCCCAGATGCCCGCCGTGCCGTGCGCCGAGATCGCGCCCACCGGGTCGTCGATCTTCAGCTTGTCCAGCCCCACGATGGAGAACACCACCAGCACGCCGCCCACCGCACCGATGAACGTCGCCGCCAGCGGCGCCGGCGTCAGCGGCTCGGCGGTGATCGCCACCAGGCCCGCAATCGCCCCGTTCAGCGCCATGGTCAGGTCGGCCTTGCCGAACAGCACCCGCGCGGTGGTCAGCGCCGCCACCACGCCGCCGGCCGCGGCCATGTTGGTGTTCACAAAGATCGCCGCCACCGCGTTGGCGTCGGCAATGTTGGAGAGCACCAGCTGCGAGCCGCCGTTGAAGCCGAACCAGCCAAGCCAGAGGATGAACGTGCCCAGCGTCGCCAGCGGCAGGTTCGCCCCGGGGATCGCCCGCACCTGGCCCTCGGGGCCGTACTTGCCGCGCCGCGCGCCGAGCAGCAGCACGCCGGCGAGCGCCGCCGCGGCCCCGGTCATGTGCACCACGCCCGAGCCCGCGAAGTCCTGGAAGTTGTTGGCGTCAAGGAACCCCCCGCCCCACTTCCAGTAGCCCTGCACCGGGTAGATGAAGCCGGTCATCACCACCGCAAAGAGCAGAAACGACCACAGCCGCATGCGCTCGGCGATCGCCCCGGAGACGATGGACATGGCGGTGGCGACGAACACCACCTGGAAGAAGAAGTCCGAGAGGTTGGAGTAATACCCCCCCTCGCCGGCGAGCACCGCCTCGGGGCTGTTGTCCGCGCCGATCAGAAAGCCCAGCCCCGGCAGCACCCCGCTGCCCCCGCCGTACATGATCTGGTAGCCGCAGAGCAGGTACATGATGCTCGCCACCGCGTACAGCGCGACGTTCTTGGTCAGGATCTCGGCGGTGTTCTTCGCCCGCACCAGCCCCGACTCCAGCATCGCAAACCCGGCCGCCATCCACATCACCAGCGCACCGCTGACCAGGAAGTAGAACGTGTCCAGCGCGTACGCCAGCTCGACTGCCTGTTCCATGCCTTATCCCCCGAAGTGATCGATGTTCGTCCCAACGGGAGCATCAACCGTGCCATTGCGCTAAGCCACTGAGACGACAGGGGCGAGGGGTACGTCTGCATCAAAACGGTGCACTGGCTTGGTGCAGGCTCTCGGTAGCGCACCAATATGAGGCGTAGGCTCGGTGTCCGCGGCGACGGAAAGGCGTAGCGACCGTGCTCAGGCGGCCGGCGCGCATCGAGGCAGCGAACCGTAACGTCCCTGCGCAGTCGGACCCTCGGGCGGAAGCGAGGCAGCCATGGCACGCATCGAATTCGACAATCTGGGTCGCTGGTTCGACGGCGGGCGCCGTCGCACCGTGCTGGAGGGGGTGAGCGGCGTCATCGAGCCGGGCGAGTTCGTGGTGGTCATCGGCCGTAGTGGATCTGGCAAGTCCACCCTGCTCAACCTGCTCGGCGGCCTCGACCGGCCGAGCGCCGGCAGCGTGCGCATCGACGGCGACGACCTCGCCACGCTGCCGGACACCGCGCTCACGGCGCTTCGGCGCCGCCGGCTCGGCTTCATTTTTCAGGCCTACAATCTCATCCCCAC is from Spiribacter halobius and encodes:
- a CDS encoding ammonium transporter, with the translated sequence MEQAVELAYALDTFYFLVSGALVMWMAAGFAMLESGLVRAKNTAEILTKNVALYAVASIMYLLCGYQIMYGGGSGVLPGLGFLIGADNSPEAVLAGEGGYYSNLSDFFFQVVFVATAMSIVSGAIAERMRLWSFLLFAVVMTGFIYPVQGYWKWGGGFLDANNFQDFAGSGVVHMTGAAAALAGVLLLGARRGKYGPEGQVRAIPGANLPLATLGTFILWLGWFGFNGGSQLVLSNIADANAVAAIFVNTNMAAAGGVVAALTTARVLFGKADLTMALNGAIAGLVAITAEPLTPAPLAATFIGAVGGVLVVFSIVGLDKLKIDDPVGAISAHGTAGIWGLLAVPLTNPGATFGAQILGIVVIFLWVFLASLLVWGIIKAVMGIRVSEEEEFEGLDIGECGLEAYPEFTSQQLRSEPRGGSSRRAQSPSSSTAASPQPSA